In Chrysoperla carnea chromosome 2, inChrCarn1.1, whole genome shotgun sequence, the following proteins share a genomic window:
- the LOC123293984 gene encoding glycogen synthase kinase-3 beta-like isoform X11 encodes MSGRPRTTSFADGNKQPPNPPLGGMKLCIKDGGKVTTVVATPGQGPDRPQEVSYTDTKVIGNGSFGVVYQAKLCETGEMVAIKKVLQDKRFKNRELQIMRRLEHCNIVKLKYFFYSSGDKLANDKAKRAVVPCDMSIFMAAGTSDQKDEVYLNLVLEFIPETVYKVARHYSKCKQTIPISFIKLYMYQLFRSLAYIHSLGICHRDIKPQNLLLNPETGVLKLCDFGSAKHLVKGEPNVSYICSRYYRAPELIFGAIDYTTKIDVWSAGCVLAELLLGQPIFPGDSGVDQLVEIIKVLGTPTREQIREMNPNYTEFKFPQIKSHPWQKVGQILLQKTSLPKCTTEHQKIRVFRARTPPEAIELVSRLLEYTPSSRISPLQACAHPFFNELREPNTRLPNGRDLPPLFNFTAQELSIQPSLNAVLLPRGSSGGIGEASNAGTEPTTNSPAPNVATDGPTEATVPSPAATTTSQATPASTGLA; translated from the exons TTAAGGATGGTGGAAAGGTGACAACCGTAGTGGCAACGCCCGGACAAGGCCCAGATCGGCCGCAAGAAGTGTCTTATACTGATACGAAAGTTATAGGAAATGGAAGTTTTGGTGTTGTTTATCAAGCAAAATTATGTGAGACTGGTGAAATGGTGGCTattaaaaaagtacttcaaGACAAAAGGTTTAAA aatcGAGAACTTCAGATAATGCGGAGACTGGAACACTGTAACatagtcaaattaaaatatttcttctattCAAGTGGTGATAAG CTTGCAAATGATAAAGCAAAG CGAGCTGTGGTGCCCTGCGACATGAGCATATTCATGGCAGCAGGCACCAGTGATCAG AAAGACGAAGTGTACCTGAATTTGGTACTGGAGTTTATACCCGAGACCGTGTACAAAGTTGCCCGCCATTACAGCAAATGTAAACAGACGATACCAATCAGCTTTATtaaa ttatatATGTATCAACTGTTTCGAAGTTTGGCGTACATTCATTCACTTGGAATTTGCCATCGAGATATTAAACCACAAAATCTTCTATTAAATCCAGAGACTGGCGTTCTGAAATTATGTGATTTTGGCAGTGCAAAACATTTAGTTAAAGGGGAACCTAATGTTTCATATATTTGTTCACGTTATTATCGTGCACCTGAACTTATATTTGGTGCAAttgattatacaactaaaatag atgtaTGGAGTGCTGGTTGTGTATTAGCAGAATTATTACTTGGTCAACCGATTTTCCCTGGTGATTCAGGTGTTGATCAATTAGTggaaataattaaagtattggGTACACCAACTCGAGAACAAATTCGAGAGATGAATCCAAATTATACGGAATTTAAATTTCCACAAATAAAATCCCACCCATGGCAAAAGGTAGGACAG ATTCTTCTTCAGAAAACATCTCTTCCTAAATGTACTACAGAACATCAAAAAATTAGA GTATTTAGAGCACGTACACCACCTGAAGCTATAGAATTGGTGTCGCGCCTACTTGAATACACTCCATCATCACGTATATCTCCATTACAAGCATGTGCACATCCTTTCTTCAACGAGCTAAGAGAACCTAATACGCGTCTACCTAATGGTCGCGATCTTCCACCTCTTTTCAACTTTACTGCACAAg AGTTGAGTATCCAGCCGTCCTTGAATGCAGTGTTATTGCCGCGGGGATCGAGCGGCGGAATAGGTGAAGCAAGTAATGCAGGCACAGAACCGACGACAAACAGCCCTGCACCAAATGTTGCAACTGATGGACCAACTGAGGCTACAGTTCCATCACCTGCTGCCACTACAACTTCTCAAGCTACACCTGCTAGTACCGGATTGGCTTAA
- the LOC123293984 gene encoding glycogen synthase kinase-3 beta-like isoform X10 encodes MSGRPRTTSFADGNKQPPNPPLGGMKLCNDVNDWDLKLQNDIDKDKPKPVKDGGKVTTVVATPGQGPDRPQEVSYTDTKVIGNGSFGVVYQAKLCETGEMVAIKKVLQDKRFKNRELQIMRRLEHCNIVKLKYFFYSSGDKLANDKAKRAVVPCDMSIFMAAGTSDQKDEVYLNLVLEFIPETVYKVARHYSKCKQTIPISFIKLYMYQLFRSLAYIHSLGICHRDIKPQNLLLNPETGVLKLCDFGSAKHLVKGEPNVSYICSRYYRAPELIFGAIDYTTKIDVWSAGCVLAELLLGQPIFPGDSGVDQLVEIIKVLGTPTREQIREMNPNYTEFKFPQIKSHPWQKVGQILLQKTSLPKCTTEHQKIRVFRARTPPEAIELVSRLLEYTPSSRISPLQACAHPFFNELREPNTRLPNGRDLPPLFNFTAQELSIQPSLNAVLLPRGSSGGIGEASNAGTEPTTNSPAPNVATDGPTEATVPSPAATTTSQATPASTGLA; translated from the exons TTAAGGATGGTGGAAAGGTGACAACCGTAGTGGCAACGCCCGGACAAGGCCCAGATCGGCCGCAAGAAGTGTCTTATACTGATACGAAAGTTATAGGAAATGGAAGTTTTGGTGTTGTTTATCAAGCAAAATTATGTGAGACTGGTGAAATGGTGGCTattaaaaaagtacttcaaGACAAAAGGTTTAAA aatcGAGAACTTCAGATAATGCGGAGACTGGAACACTGTAACatagtcaaattaaaatatttcttctattCAAGTGGTGATAAG CTTGCAAATGATAAAGCAAAG CGAGCTGTGGTGCCCTGCGACATGAGCATATTCATGGCAGCAGGCACCAGTGATCAG AAAGACGAAGTGTACCTGAATTTGGTACTGGAGTTTATACCCGAGACCGTGTACAAAGTTGCCCGCCATTACAGCAAATGTAAACAGACGATACCAATCAGCTTTATtaaa ttatatATGTATCAACTGTTTCGAAGTTTGGCGTACATTCATTCACTTGGAATTTGCCATCGAGATATTAAACCACAAAATCTTCTATTAAATCCAGAGACTGGCGTTCTGAAATTATGTGATTTTGGCAGTGCAAAACATTTAGTTAAAGGGGAACCTAATGTTTCATATATTTGTTCACGTTATTATCGTGCACCTGAACTTATATTTGGTGCAAttgattatacaactaaaatag atgtaTGGAGTGCTGGTTGTGTATTAGCAGAATTATTACTTGGTCAACCGATTTTCCCTGGTGATTCAGGTGTTGATCAATTAGTggaaataattaaagtattggGTACACCAACTCGAGAACAAATTCGAGAGATGAATCCAAATTATACGGAATTTAAATTTCCACAAATAAAATCCCACCCATGGCAAAAGGTAGGACAG ATTCTTCTTCAGAAAACATCTCTTCCTAAATGTACTACAGAACATCAAAAAATTAGA GTATTTAGAGCACGTACACCACCTGAAGCTATAGAATTGGTGTCGCGCCTACTTGAATACACTCCATCATCACGTATATCTCCATTACAAGCATGTGCACATCCTTTCTTCAACGAGCTAAGAGAACCTAATACGCGTCTACCTAATGGTCGCGATCTTCCACCTCTTTTCAACTTTACTGCACAAg AGTTGAGTATCCAGCCGTCCTTGAATGCAGTGTTATTGCCGCGGGGATCGAGCGGCGGAATAGGTGAAGCAAGTAATGCAGGCACAGAACCGACGACAAACAGCCCTGCACCAAATGTTGCAACTGATGGACCAACTGAGGCTACAGTTCCATCACCTGCTGCCACTACAACTTCTCAAGCTACACCTGCTAGTACCGGATTGGCTTAA
- the LOC123293984 gene encoding glycogen synthase kinase-3 beta-like isoform X12 translates to MSGRPRTTSFADGNKQPPNPPLGGMKLCIKDGGKVTTVVATPGQGPDRPQEVSYTDTKVIGNGSFGVVYQAKLCETGEMVAIKKVLQDKRFKNRELQIMRRLEHCNIVKLKYFFYSSGDKKDEVYLNLVLEFIPETVYKVARHYSKCKQTIPISFIKLYMYQLFRSLAYIHSLGICHRDIKPQNLLLNPETGVLKLCDFGSAKHLVKGEPNVSYICSRYYRAPELIFGAIDYTTKIDVWSAGCVLAELLLGQPIFPGDSGVDQLVEIIKVLGTPTREQIREMNPNYTEFKFPQIKSHPWQKVGQILLQKTSLPKCTTEHQKIRVFRARTPPEAIELVSRLLEYTPSSRISPLQACAHPFFNELREPNTRLPNGRDLPPLFNFTAQELSIQPSLNAVLLPRGSSGGIGEASNAGTEPTTNSPAPNVATDGPTEATVPSPAATTTSQATPASTGLA, encoded by the exons TTAAGGATGGTGGAAAGGTGACAACCGTAGTGGCAACGCCCGGACAAGGCCCAGATCGGCCGCAAGAAGTGTCTTATACTGATACGAAAGTTATAGGAAATGGAAGTTTTGGTGTTGTTTATCAAGCAAAATTATGTGAGACTGGTGAAATGGTGGCTattaaaaaagtacttcaaGACAAAAGGTTTAAA aatcGAGAACTTCAGATAATGCGGAGACTGGAACACTGTAACatagtcaaattaaaatatttcttctattCAAGTGGTGATAAG AAAGACGAAGTGTACCTGAATTTGGTACTGGAGTTTATACCCGAGACCGTGTACAAAGTTGCCCGCCATTACAGCAAATGTAAACAGACGATACCAATCAGCTTTATtaaa ttatatATGTATCAACTGTTTCGAAGTTTGGCGTACATTCATTCACTTGGAATTTGCCATCGAGATATTAAACCACAAAATCTTCTATTAAATCCAGAGACTGGCGTTCTGAAATTATGTGATTTTGGCAGTGCAAAACATTTAGTTAAAGGGGAACCTAATGTTTCATATATTTGTTCACGTTATTATCGTGCACCTGAACTTATATTTGGTGCAAttgattatacaactaaaatag atgtaTGGAGTGCTGGTTGTGTATTAGCAGAATTATTACTTGGTCAACCGATTTTCCCTGGTGATTCAGGTGTTGATCAATTAGTggaaataattaaagtattggGTACACCAACTCGAGAACAAATTCGAGAGATGAATCCAAATTATACGGAATTTAAATTTCCACAAATAAAATCCCACCCATGGCAAAAGGTAGGACAG ATTCTTCTTCAGAAAACATCTCTTCCTAAATGTACTACAGAACATCAAAAAATTAGA GTATTTAGAGCACGTACACCACCTGAAGCTATAGAATTGGTGTCGCGCCTACTTGAATACACTCCATCATCACGTATATCTCCATTACAAGCATGTGCACATCCTTTCTTCAACGAGCTAAGAGAACCTAATACGCGTCTACCTAATGGTCGCGATCTTCCACCTCTTTTCAACTTTACTGCACAAg AGTTGAGTATCCAGCCGTCCTTGAATGCAGTGTTATTGCCGCGGGGATCGAGCGGCGGAATAGGTGAAGCAAGTAATGCAGGCACAGAACCGACGACAAACAGCCCTGCACCAAATGTTGCAACTGATGGACCAACTGAGGCTACAGTTCCATCACCTGCTGCCACTACAACTTCTCAAGCTACACCTGCTAGTACCGGATTGGCTTAA
- the LOC123293984 gene encoding glycogen synthase kinase-3 beta-like isoform X13 encodes MSGRPRTTSFADGNKQPPNPPLGGMKLCIKDGGKVTTVVATPGQGPDRPQEVSYTDTKVIGNGSFGVVYQAKLCETGEMVAIKKVLQDKRFKNRELQIMRRLEHCNIVKLKYFFYSSGDKKDEVYLNLVLEFIPETVYKVARHYSKCKQTIPISFIKLYMYQLFRSLAYIHSLGICHRDIKPQNLLLNPETGVLKLCDFGSAKHLVKGEPNVSYICSRYYRAPELIFGAIDYTTKIDVWSAGCVLAELLLGQPIFPGDSGVDQLVEIIKVLGTPTREQIREMNPNYTEFKFPQIKSHPWQKVFRARTPPEAIELVSRLLEYTPSSRISPLQACAHPFFNELREPNTRLPNGRDLPPLFNFTAQELSIQPSLNAVLLPRGSSGGIGEASNAGTEPTTNSPAPNVATDGPTEATVPSPAATTTSQATPASTGLA; translated from the exons TTAAGGATGGTGGAAAGGTGACAACCGTAGTGGCAACGCCCGGACAAGGCCCAGATCGGCCGCAAGAAGTGTCTTATACTGATACGAAAGTTATAGGAAATGGAAGTTTTGGTGTTGTTTATCAAGCAAAATTATGTGAGACTGGTGAAATGGTGGCTattaaaaaagtacttcaaGACAAAAGGTTTAAA aatcGAGAACTTCAGATAATGCGGAGACTGGAACACTGTAACatagtcaaattaaaatatttcttctattCAAGTGGTGATAAG AAAGACGAAGTGTACCTGAATTTGGTACTGGAGTTTATACCCGAGACCGTGTACAAAGTTGCCCGCCATTACAGCAAATGTAAACAGACGATACCAATCAGCTTTATtaaa ttatatATGTATCAACTGTTTCGAAGTTTGGCGTACATTCATTCACTTGGAATTTGCCATCGAGATATTAAACCACAAAATCTTCTATTAAATCCAGAGACTGGCGTTCTGAAATTATGTGATTTTGGCAGTGCAAAACATTTAGTTAAAGGGGAACCTAATGTTTCATATATTTGTTCACGTTATTATCGTGCACCTGAACTTATATTTGGTGCAAttgattatacaactaaaatag atgtaTGGAGTGCTGGTTGTGTATTAGCAGAATTATTACTTGGTCAACCGATTTTCCCTGGTGATTCAGGTGTTGATCAATTAGTggaaataattaaagtattggGTACACCAACTCGAGAACAAATTCGAGAGATGAATCCAAATTATACGGAATTTAAATTTCCACAAATAAAATCCCACCCATGGCAAAAG GTATTTAGAGCACGTACACCACCTGAAGCTATAGAATTGGTGTCGCGCCTACTTGAATACACTCCATCATCACGTATATCTCCATTACAAGCATGTGCACATCCTTTCTTCAACGAGCTAAGAGAACCTAATACGCGTCTACCTAATGGTCGCGATCTTCCACCTCTTTTCAACTTTACTGCACAAg AGTTGAGTATCCAGCCGTCCTTGAATGCAGTGTTATTGCCGCGGGGATCGAGCGGCGGAATAGGTGAAGCAAGTAATGCAGGCACAGAACCGACGACAAACAGCCCTGCACCAAATGTTGCAACTGATGGACCAACTGAGGCTACAGTTCCATCACCTGCTGCCACTACAACTTCTCAAGCTACACCTGCTAGTACCGGATTGGCTTAA